The Misgurnus anguillicaudatus chromosome 12, ASM2758022v2, whole genome shotgun sequence region TTGCATTTTTTGCCATTATTAACTTTGAAAAATATTCGTCAGTGCGTCAGTCATGTTTTCTTCTAAATTAGTATTTTTATCAAGATCTTATGTTAAGGCACAGTAATGTTACTTTAATGGTAATAAAAAAGGTTATTAGGCAGTTATTGAAATGCTTTAtgttcacaaatgtcactttagtaatttcattgctatttaacaaatttgtctttcgctgcaaaaccctctaagtgctttttgtaaaaacttccacttctttgaaaaaaaacaaagtaCAGAGTTGCAAAATCAATAAAGATGCTACGAGAAACACTGCAATACTcataatgtaaaaattaaaaaactgaaccacacattagggggcgctgtgattcATGTGACTGCCACGTACGAGTTGTATTCGGGTCCAAGTCACAAGCGACACAAGTTTGATGTGATCCCGTTGTTTTGCACGTTGTCATTTATCCAATTCCATTCACATCTTAAGCTCATTTACAATAGGAAGTCATGTAGATATGAACCCTCACACAGTTTCTGTGAGGTATCTGCTGTTAACCACAGCGCTACCTATGAACAaagcaaaactttaaaaagacacgctgtttgatttatttatggAAATGGCTTGTATTTAGAGATCTTAGGAGAGGAACAAATAAgactaaacacacacaaaaaactttACAAGCGAACAAAACTATATCTTATCAAACATCTCTCACATGATTGTCACATGCTGACTGCCGTTTAGATGTTGGGGTCTCCAGAAACACCAACGAGTTCAATGGGAGATATTTGTGGGTGGCCTCTATAGTTTCTTATATAAAAAAGTCCATGTGCTGGAGATCTgcagcactgaaaaaaattattcattgaatttaatcaacccatcctcacccccatggcgtcaatatttgacgcacttgaccatgcgtcaatatgttacgcggagggtatacctttcgcgtcattttttgacgaactggggacttcaatactattacgtccgttgcattctctttcctattttcttaccattttcgcgtcggtttagggttagatttacataatgacatccctacccaaacctaactctaaccccaacgccaggtgagaactgtttaattttgcgtacaCTGTtaaattttgcgtaatctaaccctaaaccgacgcgaaaatggtaagaaaataggaaagagaatgcaccagacgtaatagtattgaagtccccagttcgtcaaaaaatgacgcgaaaggtataccctccgcgtaacATATTGATGCAGGatcaagtgcgtcaaatattgacaccatgggatgaggatgtgtagatttaatcaattttttaaggtaagtggttgcaatcaatttatttaagctacatttaaacaaaagttttatattttattttactttactaatcttttttgtttaaatgtagcttaaatcaATTGATTGCCacaacttaccttaaaaaaattgagtaaattcaattaataattttttttcagtgagtgCTTTAACAGCTTTAACATGTCCTTGTATCTTTGTTTCCTTGAGTGTGCAAATTACAAAATCTATTTAAGTATTTCTTTCATTTAGGCGTCATGCTTGGTTCTAAATTTGTGTGTCCAAAaagtttattaattttttttcacagcGTTCCATCTATGGCTAACAAATACACCACAGTGTCTATATAGAAAACAGGTCAAAAGCATCTACTGGAAAGTACCTCGGATTAGTCAGTGATAATGTGAGACTAAGATATTGTAAGCCCTTAGGAGTTGAATGTTTATAGGATTGAGCGTAGTGGCATATCAAATTAAATCTATTTGCTATTCTTTAAATCAACCTATTACGGGACCCTtgataaatagataaaaaacatGGAGCCCTGTTACATATCTGTTTACATCTGCTTATAGTCATTTGTACggtatttaatcaaatcattatGGTGCTTACTTTTCAAAGTCATTCAAATAATCATTGATCTACAGTTTCAacaatttcactttaaaatgaaaagaacAAAAACATGGTCATCTGTTGAAGACCTTTGCTCTAAAGTGAGGTACACCAAACCACATGAACgctaaattaaaaataagtagACTGGATATCATGTGATCTTATGACTGAACTTTGAAACACTCGGACATCCATTTGACTGCACCAACATCTACTACAATCATAGTACAGACAGAGTCATCCAGTCCACCCAAACAGAAGCAAACAAGTTCCCATCACATACACAACGGACTATACAGTACAATTGACCAACATGACTGAATTTATTTATGGAAATATAATTCCTTATAGGGCTCGGAGGATTTTCCAAGATGCCAATGCAGAGAGAAGGTGGCAAAGATCTCAACACACAGGTACAAATACATACACAGATCACATGGATTTAAAATAGTGTGGGTGAAAATGATAAAGCATTGTACTTTTAATCTCTcatcaacaggaagtgagcgTGTGAGGAAGAGATGTTACAGATCAGTTTCAGTGTGTTTGGTGCTGTTGTGTGTTCTTCTACTGACTGCAGTCATAGTGTTGTGTGTCCTGATcaatacaaacaatcaacacAGAGACCAACTAGTGAACAAGAATCATAATCTTACAGAGGAGATAAACCTGCTACTAATAAAGAACATCAACCTCACAGAAGAAAATGATGAATTATTAACCAACATTAACAACTCTAAAAAACAAAGAGACCAGTTGAGTAAGAAGATGGAGCAATTGTGGGAGATTTTTAATCAAACTGGTAATCTTAAACCACACCAAAACAAAACTGATTTGTTAGTTAAAACCCAGCATACTTTACTGTGGGTGAGAATGAGAGGATAAGAGTTGAACTGTTTCTGTTTACAGATGGATggattcaatatcgattcagtatttatttaatttcatctGAGAAGAAGAGCTGGAGTGAGAGCAGAAGATACTGTCGAGAGAGAGGAGCAGATCTGATCATCATTAACAACAAAGAGGAACAAGTGAGTGAAagatactgtgtgtgtgtgtgtgtgtgtgtgtgtgtgtgtgtgtgtgtgtgtgtgtgtgtgtgtgtgtgtgtgtgtgtgtgtgtgtgtgtgtgcgtgcgtgcatgggGGTATTAGTACAAGTATATCCAGTTGTTTAATTGTTAGGATTTTTGTCTTCTCAGGATTTTGTTCAAAAAGAGTCTGGTAAAGACAGCATCTGGATTGGTTTGTCTGACAGTGATGAGAAGGGCAAATGGAAATGGGTTGATGGCAGCACACTGACCACTAGGTGAAAATCACTCAATTTAACTGATTATTATCCAATAAATGATTCTCACAGTCAGTGTCATATCACACAGAAAACAACACTGAAGATCTAATGATGATCTGTTGTTTCAGATTCTGGAGGTATGGAGAACCCAGTGGTGGATCAGGAGAGCACTGTGCTTTGTCTTATTATTCAGGATGGTATGATTATTCATGTAAAATAGCTTATAAATGGATCtgtgagttaaacattttaaatgaattttaggCAGTCTATTAAAAGTTGCTGATTTAGAGCAAACATATACTATATGCATGGCTATCTCCCACGGCaaacttttgtttaataaatttcTATTGTGATTATGCAAATAATCTTTTGCTTCAAATTATAATAAAAGTATCTTTTCAGAACATGTGCTTCATTTATTTGATTGTTTTACAGTTGATGTGCATCAATGTGAGTAATAATAGGTATGTTGTGACTATCAGTAGTTTATATGAGTGTATAAAGGAGAATTGTAATCTGTGCTGTGTTCTGTAACCTAAAAAATTGCATAAACAAAGTTTCTAAAGTTTTAAACATTCCCTCTGCCAAACTTGTAGTCCCGCCTCAAACTCACACCATTGATTAAAGCAGTAGTTAGTTTTGGGTCTCTGTTTTAAGTTCATCATAAGGCTAATGTGAGAGTCTGTCAGCTCAGAGGCTTGTTAGATGTCACATGATATCAGATGTCACACATTTAGCTCAAATGGTTTAATTTGGTTATTActgaaacagaaaacaaacGAAAAAGAGAGCAGAATGCAGCCAACTAAACACAACTACAATGCTGTTTTTAAGGTTGCATATCATAACCATAGTATATTTTAGTACACGTAAAAGATATGGTGACCACATGGATAAAGTTGATTTGAGTTTTGCTCTTTCCTGTCATTATTTCCTTCCTGCTCTTCACAGTATTTCTCTGTGTGGGAggtgtaaaaaacatacaaacagCATCTTATGTGTGTAAGAAAAGATGCTTGTGCTAAAAACTATTTTAGTAAGACTCAATTTGAACGTGTGATCAACTAACTGTGAACTTCATTTGTTGTTTTGGGAAGTTAAAGGGTCAAATGTCACTAAAATACACTGGACTGACTGTGTTATTGTAGCTCAATTGCTAAAGCATTGTGATATTTCTTTTCAAAAGACCCAGTTGACACAGACAAAGTTGTGGAAATACTGAACAAAACTCCTTGAAAGATTTGTATGATCTTTGGCTCAGAGACGTTATAAGGATGCTGAGAGGTCAATGGTACACAGAAGAAActtttccatttttttatttttgcacttattggtcacatgtttttatttttcacacatttgACTCCGTTTACACAACATTTCCCTTTCAGCTGTTTCATTCTAAATAGAGCACAGCAGCAACATACACAGACCAACACAACCAGAACATTCATCACGGCACAATTTACTAGTGATTGACTAATAAAGACTAGGAATGTCTGAGGATATTTATAGCAAAGTGGTCAAGAACAAGATTCAGGGAATGGAGATAGAGACAGAGGAGATGATGGTGGAGATCTATGAAAGTGTAGACGACTTCAGGACACAGACAGACtcaaatacaaacaatcaacaaCCACAGACTACAGGTAATGCCATTCATCTTTTTGCTAAAACACGAATGATATACAGTACATAGCTTAACCTCATATCTGTCATCTTCAGGAAGTGAGCGTGTGATGAAGAGAAGTTACAGATCAGTTACAGTGTGTTTGGTGCTGCTGTGTGTTCTTCTACTGACTGCAGTCATAGTGCTGTGTGTCCTCATcaatacaaacaatcaacagTTTAACATCAAGACCAAAAACATCACAGAAGAGAGAGACCAGCTACTAACCAAATATACCAACATCACAGAAGAGAGAGACCAGCTACTAACCAAATATACCAACATCACAGAAGAGAGAGACCAGCTACTAACCAAATATACCAACATCACAGAAGAGAGAGACCAGCTACTAACCAAATATACCAACATCACAGAAGAGAGAGACCAGCTACTAACCAAATATACCAACATCACAGAAAAGAGAGACCAGCTACTAACTAAATACAACAACATCACAGAAGAGAGAAACCAGCTACTAACCAAATATACCAACATCACAGAAGAGAGAGACCAGCTACTAACCAAATATACCAACATCACAGAAGAGAGAGACCAGCTACTAACCAAATATACCAACATCACAGAAGAGAGAGACCAGCTACTAACCAAATACACCAACATCACAGAAGAGAGAGACCAGCTACTAACCAAATATACCAACATCACAGAAGAGAGAAAACAGCTACTAATCAAATACACCAACATCACAGAAGAGAGAAAACAGCTACTAACCAAATATACCAACATCACAGAAGAGAGAAAACAGCTACTAATCAAATACACCAACATCACAGAAGAGAGAGACCAGCTACTAACCAAATACACCAACATTACCAAAGAGAGAGACCAGCTACTAACCAAATATACCAACATCACTGAAAAGAAAGATGAATTAATAGTTCAGTGTGGTCAGAGAAAAGATTTAGCATTTAAAGGGGTTGTGTTAGCAGATGGATGGATTTACTATCAGTCCAGTTTGTACTTCATTTCATCTGAGCAGAAGAACTGGAATGAAAGCAGAAGTTACTGTAAAGAAAAAGAAGCAGATCTGATCATCATTAACAACAAAGAGGAACAAGTGAGTGAAACAAGTTTTATAGCTGCTGCAGATGATAGTATGTACACTAAAActgctgtttgttttaaatgtgttatttaatcTTCTCAGGATTTTATTATGACGTTTGGTAAGATCAAAGTTTGGATTGGTTTGACTAACAATGATGAGGAGGGCAGATGGAAATGGGTTGATGGCAGCACACTGACCACTAGGTGAGAAATCATTAAATTTAactgattattattatataaatgatTTTCACAGTCAGTATCATATCACACAGAAAACAACACTGAAGATCAAAAATTATCTGTTGTTTCAGATTCTGGGTGTCTGGAGAACCAAGTGGTGGTACAAAagagaacgtctcggttacggatgtaaccctcgttccctgaaggagggaacggagacgtcacgtcgtgaccgacgaattgggagctcgcttagagagaccaatctgcttcgaatactactaaaacgccaatgaacttggcattgagatatttgcataatgctggcgccgccccgccaggtgcgtatataaggcgcacgtgcaaatagggaaatagcttctgttcgctgagaaagccggaaggtgaccggcctaaacagcaggtggcagcacctgtggcgacgggacgtgacgtctccgttccctccttcagggaacgagggttacatccgtaaccgagacgttccctttcagtcggtcactacgacgtcacgtcgtgaccgacgaattgggaaaccctactaaaacgccactaggggctgacctcttccagtgtctgcttaaagccctccgattccacttaaggataggagaattaggtttcaaggcagaaggccgggcactagatgttcctttaaccccacagtagtgccagcgactgggaagcgccctatctgagcggtatagggacgctgcggaagccactgCCCCGtaaagggctattggtgggcgaaagtcaaccgtagttgaggtaaatgacagccgtggctgtgtaagcaaagcagtgctctgctaagggaaacgtgggctggtaggattaaccccacggaataatactcacaaaggaacccgttgggacacaatgtggggccctggccaaacacgtaggttcgtaagaatacagctagtgaaaggctgacagccaatgctccgcaacaaaggctgtcaaggcagtggagagagcaaatcaaaccattacgcatttttgctctgttagccttccatactgaaactcaatttggagcctcagtcggaggctgcaagccgacttgcgagtctgctctccgtgtcctccctggtgaggacagaacacgagaggatacaggctcgatacgaacattgtagaatctaatgaacgtattaggtgtcgcccaaccagcagctctacagatgtctgttagcgaggaaccacgagctaatgcccaagatgaggcaacactcagagtggagtgcgctctcaaattaaggggcaaggaatgccctgcaaattataaacta contains the following coding sequences:
- the LOC141369098 gene encoding uncharacterized protein, which codes for MSYVIYHNVLNTEIKGMDKEGVEMIYGNGDDFRTHTDYNTNRQQPLQEDFVQKESGKDSIWIGLSDSDEKGKWKWVDGSTLTTRFWRYGEPSGGSGEHCALSYYSGCKVVKNKIQGMEIETEEMMVEIYESVDDFRTQTDSNTNNQQPQTTVHSLTSYLSSSGSERVMKRSYRSVTVCLVLLCVLLLTAVIVLCVLINTNNQQFNIKTKNITEERDQLLTKYTNITEERDQLLTKYTNITEERDQLLTKYTNITEERDQLLTKYTNITEERDQLLTKYTNITEKRDQLLTKYNNITEERNQLDGWIYYQSSLYFISSEQKNWNESRSYCKEKEADLIIINNKEEQDFIMTFGKIKVWIGLTNNDEEGRWKWVDGSTLTTRFWVSGEPSGGTKENVSVTDVTLVP